The nucleotide sequence ATAATTTCTGAGTTCGTTCAATGTGGGAAGCGCGCTGAGAAACCAGAATGGAGCCTGCTGTGCAGGTAAGAGCGAGTGCGCCAAACAACCAGAAGGGCAGCCGTTTGCTTTGTCTGGCTGTCTGAACCTGTTCTGTTCCACTGCTGGAGCCAAATGAAGCACTGGAAGCACGGCGACCTGGCAATCCAGGACTGACCAGCCCACTGACCGCGATCGCAGCCACCAGCAACACGGACAACCAGATTCCCGCCCAAAACAGGAGGGGATAATCTTCTACAAGCTGAGAAATACTTTCGATAGCCACCTTTCTTATCTCAGGTGGGTTGCTGGCATCGTCGGAAATGGGCGGTGTCGGGTGCATGGGTAGGTGCTGCTCGGAGTAGTTCTCCATACGACCTCTCAGACAGAAGAGACGTTACCCCGATTTTACTCATACTCATTAAAATGAAGCAGTCAGTCAAAGGAAATTTATTTGAGGTAGGGGCCTTTGCAAGAAAGTGGGTACACTGAGCTGTGCCGCCCTCTCACTGTACCCACTCCCGTACCCCATTCAATTGAGAAATATTACAGACTAAGGCTATTCAGCACTCCTACCCTCTACTCAAGCTCTACAGCGTTTACCTCCACGGTGTTTGCATTTGAGGTAGCAGCATTAGGCGGAATACCCTGATCTGCCTGGCTGTTTTGACCAGACTTCAAGCGCTCAAGCAAAATCTGGGACAACTCAGCTACCAGCAGCGAAGCAATAATGCCATCATCAATCCATCCCACGATTGGTAGAAAGTCAGGCGCAATATCAATGGGGCTGAGTAGATAGACAAACGTGCCCAGAATGATCCACCAGCGATATTTGGGATTGCGAATGACGCTGCGATACCAGGCGTAAATTGACTCAATCGAATTTTTCATAGTTAAACCCTCTATTCGTCTCCTATCCTCGCAACTGCCTTCGCAGACCTCCAGTGTGGAT is from Leptothermofonsia sichuanensis E412 and encodes:
- a CDS encoding YkvA family protein, which produces MKNSIESIYAWYRSVIRNPKYRWWIILGTFVYLLSPIDIAPDFLPIVGWIDDGIIASLLVAELSQILLERLKSGQNSQADQGIPPNAATSNANTVEVNAVELE